From a region of the Panicum virgatum strain AP13 chromosome 2K, P.virgatum_v5, whole genome shotgun sequence genome:
- the LOC120667181 gene encoding histone-lysine N-methyltransferase, H3 lysine-9 specific SUVH1-like, whose translation MAQQTASVPLGDAAVIDAKPLRTLTPMFPAPLGLHTFTPQNSPSFICVTPFGPYAGGTESGTAAVPSMFAAPTPAAEPSQTQLHMANMNGAAQVNGTAVNNLVTPLQTPPSAGVQESGKRKRGRPKRVPDATVLSAPLAPTVPSVTSLPLVPSAPSAPKEGDNIVSVMPSSATPQEAGKRKRGRPKRVQDVPVLAPPASQVEITPVLQTLPRPTVHESGTRKRGRPKRLQDSSDFSTPIHSKDSEPPPQLPSATTSPESGKRKRGRPKRILDGSVTSSGQSGYSMDDEALDAAKRGRPRKIDTNLLQLPSLSSDDPRESADNVLMMFDALRRRLMQLDDVKQAVKQQHNLKAGSIMTNAELRVNKNKRIGEIPGVEVGDMFYFRIEMCLVGLNSQSMAGIDYMSAKFGNEEGPVAISVVSAGVYDNTEDDPDVLVYTGQGMSGKDDQKLERGNLALERSLHRGNPIRVIRSVKDLTCPTGKIYIYDGLYKIKEAWMEKGKSGFNVFKHKLLREPGQPDGIAVWKKTEKWRENPSSRDHVILLDISYGVESKPICLVNEVDDEKGPTHFTYTTKLTYGNPNSMRNTQGCKCASVCLPGDNNCSCMHRNAGDLPYSASGILVSRMPMLYECNDSCTCSQNCRNRVVQKGTQIRFEVFKTGDRGWGLRSWDPIRAGTFICEYAGEIIDRNSVNGEDDYIFETPPSEQKLRWSYAPELLGEPSLSDSNETPKQLPIIISAKRTGNVARFLNHSCSPNVFWQPVLYDHGDEGYPHIAFFAIKHIPPMTELTYDYGQSQGNIQQGSNSGCRKSKSCFCWSRNCRGSFG comes from the coding sequence ATGGCTCAGCAGACGGCTTCAGTTCCATTGGGTGACGCAGCAGTTATTGATGCCAAACCCTTGCGTACATTGACTCCCATGTTCCCTGCACCACTAGGGCTCCACACGTTCACTCCTCAAAACTCACCTTCATTTATTTGTGTGACCCCATTTGGACCATATGCTGGAGGCACTGAATCAGGCACAGCTGCTGTTCCATCAATGTTTGCAGCACCAACACCTGCCGCAGAACCCAGCCAGACACAGCTGCATATGGCTAATATGAATGGAGCTGCCCAAGTTAATGGTACCGCAGTCAACAATTTGGTCACTCCTTTGCAAACTCCTCCGTCAGCTGGCGTGCAGGAATCTGGTAAGAGGAAGAGGGGCAGGCCAAAGCGTGTCCCAGATGCTACTGTTCTCTCAGCTCCTCTGGCTCCTACAGTTCCTTCAGTTACTTCATTGCCTTTGGTTCCTTCAGCTCCTTCAGCTCCTAAGGAAGGTGATAATATAGTTTCTGTGATGCCTTCTTCAGCCACCCCACAGGAAGCTGGCAAAAGGAAGAGGGGACGGCCCAAACGTGTACAAGATGTCCCTGTACTGGCTCCTCCAGCTTCTCAAGTAGAAATTACACCTGTTCTTCAGACACTTCCTAGGCCCACTGTACATGAATCTGGTACGAGGAAAAGAGGACGACCCAAACGTTTGCAGGATAGTTCAGATTTTTCAACTCCAATTCACTCAAAGGATAGTGAGCCCCCTCCCCAGCTACCTTCTGCAACCACCTCACCTGAAAGTGGTAAGAGGAAGAGGGGACGTCCAAAGCGCATACTTGATGGTTCAGTGACTTCATCAGGTCAGTCTGGTTATTCAATGGATGATGAAGCTCTTGACGCAGCAAAACGTGGACGACCTAGGAAAATTGACACCAATCTGTTGCAGCTTCCATCATTGTCTTCAGATGATCCTAGGGAATCTGCAGATAATGTACTAATGATGTTTGACGCACTGCGGCGGAGACTTATGCAGCTGGATGACGTGAAGCAAGCTGTAAAGCAGCAGCATAACTTGAAGGCTGGGAGCATCATGACTAATGCTGAACTTCGTGTCAACAAGAACAAGAGGATTGGAGAGATTCCAGGTGTTGAGGTTGGTGATATGTTCTACTTTAGAATTGAGATGTGCCTAGTGGGTCTGAATAGTCAGAGCATGGCAGGGATAGATTACATGTCAGCCAAGTTCGGTAATGAGGAGGGACCTGTGGCTATTAGTGTTGTGTCAGCTGGTGTGTATGATAACACTGAAGACGATCCAGATGTTCTAGTTTACACTGGACAGGGCATGTCTGGCAAGGATGACCAAAAACTTGAGAGGGGTAATCTTGCACTGGAGAGGAGTCTGCATAGAGGTAATCCAATTAGAGTCATTCGTAGTGTAAAAGATTTGACTTGTCCAACTGGCAAGATATACATATATGACGGTCTTTACAAGATCAAAGAAGCCTGGATGGAGAAAGGGAAATCTGGTTTCAATGTGTTTAAACACAAGTTACTCAGAGAACCTGGCCAACCCGATGGCATTGCAGTGTGGAAAAAGACTGAAAAATGGAGGGAAAATCCATCTTCTAGAGACCATGTTATATTGCTTGACATATCATATGGTGTGGAAAGTAAGCCTATTTGCCTTGTAAATGAGGTTGATGATGAGAAGGGTCCTACCCACTTCACCTATACCACTAAATTGACCTATGGGAATCCAAACTCCATGAGAAACACACAAGGCTGCAAATGTGCAAGTGTATGCCTCCCCGGTGATAACAACTGCTCTTGTATGCATCGAAATGCTGGTGACCTTCCTTACAGTGCTTCAGGCATACTTGTTAGCCGCATGCCTATGTTATATGAGTGTAATGATTCCTGCACTTGTTCACAAAATTGCCGGAACCGAGTAGTACAGAAAGGTACCCAGATCCGTTTTGAAGTGTTTAAGACAGGAGATCGTGGTTGGGGCCTCCGTAGTTGGGATCCAATTCGAGCAGGCACATTTATCTGTGAATATGCAGGTGAAATCATTGACAGAAATAGCGTGAATGGTGAAGATGACTACATCTTTGAGACCCCTCCTTCAGAGCAGAAATTAAGATGGAGCTATGCACCAGAATTGCTGGGCGAACCTAGTCTTTCTGACTCAAATGAGACACCCAAGCAACTGCCAATCATCATCAGTGCAAAACGAACAGGGAATGTGGCTCGCTTTCTGAACCACAGTTGCTCGCCTAATGTTTTTTGGCAACCAGTTTTGTATGATCATGGTGATGAGGGATATCCACATATTGCATTTTTTGCAATTAAGCATATTCCCCCAATGACAGAGCTTACATATGATTATGGCCAGAGCCAAGGTAATATTCAACAGGGATCCAACTCTGGCTGTCGGAAGTCTAAGAGTTGCTTTTGTTGGTCCCGTAATTGCAGAGGTTCCTTTGGCTAA
- the LOC120695919 gene encoding uncharacterized protein LOC120695919, whose protein sequence is MEKEMRKLVEICATKKEEGICAAKEEGVVCATKEEEGIGAAKEDSVMCAVRRFCVAKGEDSWSRAGCKICVAKTAALNRIKAAGGDSIKAAEDSASRAVGDICVVKAVPLDRAVPACANMFKGKTRPVGVLKKTISVPEAYIKDLLTDPKHTPLLPLSEDFLKNNPHLRQPVLNAAVATLSSIEKTENILCQFFEKGCAAMEVEVDYDY, encoded by the coding sequence ATGGAGAAGGAGATGAGGAAGTTGGTGGAGATCTGCGCCACCAAGAAGGAGGAGGGGATCTGCGCCGCCAAGGAGGAGGGGGTGGTCTGCGCcaccaaggaggaggaggggatcgGCGCCGCCAAGGAGGATTCTGTGATGTGCGCCGTTCGCAGATTCTGCGTCGCCAAGGGGGAGGATTCATGGTCGCGCGCCGGCTGCAAGATCTGCGTCGCCAAGACGGCGGCCTTGAACAGGATCAAGGCGGCAGGCGGGGACAGCATCAAGGCGGCGGAGGATTCGGCGTCGCGCGCCGTCGGCGATATCTGCGTCGTCAAGGCAGTGCCCTTGGACAGGGCCGTGCCGGCGTGTGCAAACATGTTCAAAGGCAAGACCAGGCCGGTGGGGGTCTTGAAGAAGACGATAAGTGTGCCGGAAGCTTACATCAAGGATCTGCTGACTGATCCTAAGCATACacccctccttcctctctctgaAGATTTCTTAAAGAACAATCCTCACCTCCGACAGCCTGTGCTAAACGCCGCAGTCGCGACCCTATCGAGTATCGAGAAGACCGAGAACATTCTGTGCCAGTTTTTCGAGAAGGGGTGTGCAGCGATGGAGGTGGAGGTTGATTACGACTATTAG